The sequence TCAGTGTGTACAAAAAACTGAAAACGGGGTCAAAAATTTTCCATCCGAGTTTTGATTTGCCGTAAAAGAACAATTTTACAAAAAAAGGCAAGATTCCGCCCTTTTTTGATATGTCCGACTGTTCGTCTCTGTACTTTTTCATGTTGTCCGTGAGTTGTCCTTTGTTCTTTCTAAACCGGCTGACAGTGGAGTTTAGCGACCACAGTTTAGCCCGTTTGGCGAACTCTATCCATAGGTAGTAATCTCCGGCGAGCTTGTATTTATCGGGAACACTTCCGATTTTCCGCCAAAGCTCTCGTCTCCAGAAAACGCTATCCTGATGAATAAAATAGGTGTATCTTCCGTATATTCCTTTTGCTATCCACTTGCGGTTATAAATATAACATATGCCCGGCTCGTCTTTGTTCTCGTCTTCAAAGCGAAACGAAGTAATGCCTTTAAGCCATGATACTTCGGCAAAATGGGAAAAAACGGCTGAAATTTTGGCAAACGCTTCCGGCAGGTATGTGTCATCGGAATTTATCCACGCGTAAATGTCTCCCGTGGCTTTTGTAAACCCTTTGTTTATGGCGTCATACATTCCTCTGTCTTTTTCAGAAGTCCATTTTAAGCTAACCCCTCGGCATTTCAAAGGGAAAGAACCGGAAGACACTTTCTCCGCGTATGACTTTATGATTTCGGTCGTGCCGTCAGTTGAACCGCCGTCTTCTATGATGTATTCAATCTCAAAATCGCCCTCTTGGGAAAGGACGCTCTCAATGGTCTCGGCTATGTATTTTTGGCCGTTATAAACGGGGGTGACGATACTGAATTTCATGGTAGATGCGCTTATAAATAGTGGCAGATACCCTTACAAATGGGACATGCGAATAAAAGAAGTTGCGAAGAGTGGGCGTTCATGTCAGATATTTTTCGTATTCGTCGTACTTTTCATTTTGATTTTTGACTCGCCAGAGATAAAGGGGGATTTTGAAAGCAAAGCTCTTCT is a genomic window of bacterium containing:
- a CDS encoding glycosyltransferase family 2 protein, whose translation is MKFSIVTPVYNGQKYIAETIESVLSQEGDFEIEYIIEDGGSTDGTTEIIKSYAEKVSSGSFPLKCRGVSLKWTSEKDRGMYDAINKGFTKATGDIYAWINSDDTYLPEAFAKISAVFSHFAEVSWLKGITSFRFEDENKDEPGICYIYNRKWIAKGIYGRYTYFIHQDSVFWRRELWRKIGSVPDKYKLAGDYYLWIEFAKRAKLWSLNSTVSRFRKNKGQLTDNMKKYRDEQSDISKKGGILPFFVKLFFYGKSKLGWKIFDPVFSFLYTLMFPNRNKFFIELNEKKAYQIKKTDSYIAR